In Desulfuromonas sp. KJ2020, a single window of DNA contains:
- a CDS encoding SDR family NAD(P)-dependent oxidoreductase, translating to MNSSLFDLSGKVVLITGATGHLGKAMSEGLAECGATLAICSTKLEKAVNHAAFLTEKYSIKAEGFQLDLSEYASISKAIESVVKNLGRLDCLVNNACFVKFNDMDSISPEEWRHGLEGGVSSPFFLMQACLEHLEKSKGNIINVSSMYGMVAPKPQNYADTPFGSAINYGAAKAALLQVTRYAAVYLGPRGIRVNAVSPGPFPTPSVQENALFKERLEGNVPLGRLGHPDEIMGAVVFLASNAASYVNGHNLVVDGGWTAW from the coding sequence ATGAATTCATCACTTTTCGATCTTTCCGGCAAGGTGGTTCTTATCACCGGCGCTACGGGACATTTGGGCAAGGCTATGAGTGAGGGTCTTGCTGAATGCGGGGCTACCCTGGCAATATGTTCCACGAAACTTGAGAAAGCAGTGAATCATGCCGCTTTTCTCACGGAGAAATATTCAATAAAAGCAGAAGGATTTCAACTTGATCTTTCGGAATACGCCTCCATCTCGAAAGCAATCGAAAGTGTCGTTAAAAATCTTGGCCGTTTGGATTGTCTTGTCAATAATGCCTGCTTTGTCAAATTCAATGATATGGACTCGATTTCTCCTGAGGAGTGGAGACATGGTCTCGAAGGAGGCGTTTCCAGCCCTTTCTTTTTGATGCAGGCTTGTCTGGAGCACCTTGAAAAATCCAAAGGGAACATTATCAACGTGAGCTCCATGTACGGGATGGTGGCACCTAAGCCGCAAAATTATGCGGACACGCCTTTTGGAAGCGCCATCAACTACGGGGCCGCCAAAGCGGCATTGTTGCAAGTAACCCGATATGCCGCTGTTTATCTTGGTCCACGGGGCATTCGTGTCAATGCTGTCAGCCCCGGCCCATTCCCAACACCATCAGTTCAGGAAAACGCCCTTTTTAAGGAAAGGCTTGAGGGTAATGTTCCCTTGGGTCGGCTGGGACATCCTGATGAAATAATGGGTGCTGTTGTGTTTCTCGCGTCGAATGCGGCATCCTATGTCAATGGACACAATCTTGTTGTTGATGGCGGTTGGACCGCCTGGTAG
- a CDS encoding GxxExxY protein, producing the protein MNHQATKTPSKLIPEKTDKIAASIVDAAFSIHSKLGPGLLGNVYEACLAHELLKRKLVVQRQVSLPVVYDGIRLDAGFRLDIVVEDQIVIELKAVEKILPVHVSQLLTYLKLSSHRLGFLINFNTPLIKHGITRLAL; encoded by the coding sequence TTGAACCACCAAGCCACGAAGACACCAAGTAAATTAATTCCAGAAAAGACAGATAAAATCGCTGCATCAATTGTTGATGCCGCTTTTTCTATTCACTCCAAATTGGGGCCGGGTCTTCTTGGAAATGTCTATGAAGCCTGCCTTGCTCATGAACTGCTGAAAAGAAAACTAGTTGTACAAAGGCAGGTCTCTCTTCCCGTCGTGTATGATGGAATCAGGCTCGATGCGGGTTTCAGGCTGGATATAGTAGTTGAAGATCAGATAGTCATAGAGCTGAAAGCTGTAGAAAAAATTCTTCCAGTGCATGTTTCTCAATTGCTTACCTACCTCAAGCTTTCCAGCCATAGACTGGGTTTTCTCATAAATTTCAACACCCCTTTGATAAAACATGGCATTACCCGATTGGCTCTTTAG
- the gmhA gene encoding D-sedoheptulose 7-phosphate isomerase: protein MSTKINEHLSGHMRTMEKVVQQMVPDIRRCALTLIDAMRRGNKLLVMGNGGSAADAQHMAAEFVGRFLRNRKALPAVALTTDTSILTAVGNDFGFDEVFSRQVEALAMQGDVVLGISTSGQSSNVLKALTLAREHGCTTMALAGKDGGPMAQAVDLALVVPAAHTPFIQEAHLTIIHILCDLVEEALCTPTESA, encoded by the coding sequence ATCTCGACCAAAATCAACGAACACCTGAGCGGCCATATGCGCACCATGGAAAAGGTGGTGCAGCAGATGGTCCCCGATATCCGGCGCTGCGCCCTGACTCTTATCGACGCCATGCGCCGGGGCAATAAGCTGCTGGTCATGGGAAACGGCGGTTCCGCCGCCGACGCCCAGCACATGGCGGCAGAATTCGTCGGGCGTTTTCTGCGCAACCGCAAGGCCCTGCCGGCTGTCGCGCTGACCACTGACACCTCAATCCTGACCGCTGTCGGCAACGATTTTGGCTTTGACGAGGTGTTCAGCCGGCAGGTCGAAGCGCTCGCCATGCAGGGTGATGTCGTCCTCGGCATTTCCACCAGCGGTCAGTCGTCCAATGTTCTAAAAGCTCTTACTCTCGCGCGGGAGCATGGTTGTACGACGATGGCTCTGGCCGGCAAAGACGGCGGTCCCATGGCCCAGGCGGTGGATCTGGCCCTGGTTGTTCCCGCTGCTCACACCCCCTTTATTCAGGAAGCCCACCTGACCATCATTCACATCCTTTGTGACCTGGTCGAGGAGGCGCTTTGCACCCCTACGGAAAGCGCATAG
- a CDS encoding 3-oxoacyl-ACP synthase III family protein → MSESAFQGVRIAAVAAAVPEQLRNLDDDAVLFGRDEVEKVAASTGVRQRHYSKNLCTSDLCEAAAKRLFQENSALKEEVDTLVFISQTSDYPLPATSCILQERLGLPKSCASFDVNLGCSGYVYGLWLASSLIASGAARKVLLLVGDTSYRLCSPQDRSVALLFGDAGTATVLEKSSQVTSSHFVLGTDGSGAHHLKVAAGGSRLPMADECRQRTEHEGGNWRSEADLYMNGAEVFAFTLRTVPALMKTLFALSGKTPEDVDAYVFHQANKFMLEHLSKRMKLPADKVVLAMQDYGNTSSASIPLAMVTHLRERLRNETLDLALAGFGVGLSWAGAILPCGPMIIPDLVTVPSDQLK, encoded by the coding sequence ATGAGTGAATCTGCTTTTCAGGGCGTTCGTATTGCGGCGGTTGCTGCTGCAGTTCCAGAGCAATTGAGGAACTTGGATGATGATGCGGTACTTTTTGGTCGTGATGAAGTCGAAAAAGTCGCGGCTAGCACTGGGGTGAGGCAACGTCATTACAGTAAAAATCTCTGTACAAGTGATCTCTGTGAGGCTGCCGCTAAGAGACTTTTTCAAGAAAACAGTGCTCTGAAGGAAGAAGTCGACACCCTGGTATTTATTTCTCAAACATCTGACTACCCGTTGCCTGCTACCAGTTGTATCCTTCAGGAAAGACTCGGTTTGCCAAAAAGCTGTGCGTCTTTTGACGTTAACCTGGGTTGCTCTGGTTATGTCTATGGCCTTTGGCTAGCCTCCAGCCTTATTGCTAGTGGTGCTGCACGAAAGGTTCTTCTCCTAGTGGGCGATACGAGTTACCGACTCTGCTCTCCGCAGGATCGTTCGGTTGCCTTATTGTTTGGGGATGCAGGTACCGCCACTGTTCTGGAAAAAAGCTCGCAAGTCACTTCTAGCCACTTTGTTCTGGGTACAGACGGCAGCGGGGCTCATCATCTCAAGGTAGCTGCTGGTGGAAGCCGGCTTCCAATGGCAGACGAATGTCGCCAGCGTACCGAACATGAGGGGGGCAACTGGCGTTCTGAGGCAGATCTGTACATGAATGGGGCTGAGGTTTTTGCCTTCACGCTGAGGACTGTGCCTGCCCTCATGAAGACTCTGTTTGCCTTGTCTGGGAAAACGCCTGAGGATGTGGATGCCTATGTGTTTCACCAAGCCAATAAGTTTATGCTGGAACATTTATCCAAGCGGATGAAACTCCCGGCAGATAAAGTTGTTTTGGCTATGCAAGACTATGGAAATACCAGCTCGGCCTCTATCCCGCTGGCCATGGTAACACATCTGCGAGAGCGGCTTAGAAATGAAACCCTGGATCTTGCCTTGGCTGGCTTCGGAGTGGGCCTCTCTTGGGCTGGGGCTATTTTGCCCTGCGGCCCTATGATCATTCCGGATCTCGTTACGGTGCCTTCCGACCAACTCAAATGA
- a CDS encoding 3-oxoacyl-ACP synthase III family protein, protein MKAKISAIEYALPSQVLTSEDLAREYPDWSVEKIEEKTGIAKRHIAGDKQCASDLGVEAAKKLFAEGTCSPDSIDYLIFCTQSPDYFLPTTACVIQDRLGLPTSAGAIDFNQGCSGFIYGLGLAKGLIETGQARQVLLIAAETYSKFIHPGDKSVRTLFGDAGTATLITAVDSKKETVGPFVYGTDGRGAKNLIVHSGGLRLPKNVDTAKVEEDSHGNLRSKDNLYMNGPEIFTFTLLSVPRMVNALLKKCQIDLDQVDLFVFHQANRFMLESLRKKLKISEEKFVLAYEEFGNTVSSTIPIALHEAQKRGQLKEGMRVMLVGFGVGYSWGATIIEW, encoded by the coding sequence ATGAAAGCAAAAATATCCGCTATTGAATATGCTCTTCCTTCCCAAGTGTTGACCAGTGAAGATTTGGCTCGGGAGTATCCCGATTGGTCTGTCGAAAAAATTGAGGAGAAGACGGGCATTGCGAAGCGTCATATAGCGGGTGATAAACAATGTGCTTCCGACTTGGGGGTTGAAGCAGCGAAGAAGTTGTTTGCCGAAGGAACCTGTTCGCCTGATAGCATCGATTACCTTATTTTCTGCACCCAAAGCCCCGATTATTTTCTGCCGACCACGGCATGTGTCATTCAGGATCGTCTTGGCTTGCCGACTTCAGCGGGTGCCATTGATTTTAATCAGGGGTGTTCGGGTTTTATTTATGGTCTTGGTTTAGCCAAGGGTTTGATTGAGACAGGCCAGGCAAGGCAGGTTTTGCTGATTGCTGCTGAGACCTACAGCAAGTTTATTCATCCTGGTGATAAAAGCGTCAGGACGCTTTTTGGTGATGCTGGAACGGCTACCCTCATAACTGCCGTTGATTCAAAAAAAGAGACAGTGGGTCCATTTGTTTACGGAACTGACGGACGTGGAGCAAAGAATCTTATCGTCCATAGCGGTGGGTTGAGGCTACCCAAAAATGTCGATACCGCTAAGGTGGAAGAAGACAGCCATGGAAACTTACGCTCCAAAGACAACCTTTACATGAATGGTCCTGAAATCTTCACTTTCACTCTTCTTTCAGTTCCCAGGATGGTGAATGCCCTGCTTAAAAAATGTCAAATTGACCTGGACCAGGTTGATCTGTTTGTTTTCCACCAGGCTAACCGCTTCATGTTGGAGAGTTTGAGGAAAAAGCTGAAAATTTCTGAGGAAAAATTTGTACTTGCCTATGAGGAGTTTGGAAATACGGTTTCATCGACTATTCCTATTGCTTTGCACGAGGCCCAGAAGAGGGGACAGCTGAAAGAGGGTATGCGCGTGATGCTAGTTGGTTTCGGTGTTGGTTACTCGTGGGGCGCCACCATTATCGAATGGTGA
- a CDS encoding acyl carrier protein, which yields MNKAGFYEQLDDVLNLEPGTVEGDEKLEDFDMWDSLGVVTFIALMDEHLEVTLSPEAISKAETVADLLALVADKLED from the coding sequence ATGAACAAAGCGGGTTTTTATGAACAGTTGGATGATGTTTTGAATCTTGAACCTGGAACCGTCGAAGGTGATGAAAAGCTTGAAGACTTTGATATGTGGGACTCTTTGGGAGTTGTTACCTTCATTGCCCTGATGGACGAACACCTTGAGGTTACTCTTAGTCCTGAAGCCATTTCAAAAGCCGAAACTGTTGCTGACCTTTTGGCATTGGTAGCCGATAAACTCGAAGATTAG
- the pseI gene encoding pseudaminic acid synthase: MYIGDREIGQGTAPFIIAEMSGNHNQSLDRALQIVEAAAAAGAHALKLQTYTADTMTLDISEGEFFLADPNGLWNGRSLYDLYQEAHTPWEWHGPIFNRCRDLGMICFSTPFDATSLDFLQSLDAPAYKIASFENIDLPLIRKVAATGKPIIMSTGMATLAELDEAVSAAREVGCRDLILLKCTSSYPSSPENTNITTIPHMRQMFRCEVGLSDHTMGLGVAVASVALGASVIEKHFTLSRAEGGVDAAFSLEPAEMKALVVESERAWKALGEVSYGPTEQEKKSVDYRRSLYFTADVRSGEVLTEEVVRAIRPGLGLPPKYFDNVVGRRAARDIKRGTPVSWDLLA, from the coding sequence ATGTATATAGGGGACAGAGAGATAGGGCAGGGAACGGCCCCATTTATTATTGCTGAAATGTCGGGGAACCATAATCAGTCTCTGGATAGAGCTCTCCAGATTGTCGAGGCTGCAGCAGCGGCTGGAGCTCATGCTCTTAAGCTTCAAACATATACTGCGGACACTATGACCCTCGATATTTCTGAAGGGGAGTTTTTTCTTGCTGATCCCAATGGCTTATGGAACGGGAGGTCTCTCTATGATTTGTATCAGGAGGCCCATACTCCCTGGGAATGGCATGGGCCAATTTTTAATCGTTGTCGCGACCTTGGTATGATCTGTTTCAGTACTCCCTTTGATGCGACATCGCTGGATTTTCTTCAATCGCTGGATGCGCCAGCTTATAAAATTGCCTCCTTTGAGAATATCGATTTGCCTTTGATCCGCAAGGTCGCGGCCACGGGGAAGCCGATTATTATGTCAACAGGTATGGCTACACTGGCTGAGTTGGATGAAGCGGTTTCTGCTGCCAGAGAAGTCGGGTGCAGGGATCTTATTCTACTGAAGTGCACCAGCAGTTATCCATCTTCGCCTGAGAACACGAACATCACAACGATCCCCCATATGCGCCAAATGTTCAGATGTGAAGTGGGGTTGTCTGATCATACCATGGGACTGGGTGTCGCTGTCGCCAGTGTTGCTCTAGGTGCCAGTGTGATAGAAAAGCATTTCACCTTAAGCCGGGCTGAAGGGGGTGTCGATGCAGCCTTCTCCCTTGAACCCGCTGAAATGAAAGCTCTGGTTGTGGAATCCGAGAGAGCGTGGAAGGCTTTGGGAGAAGTCTCATACGGACCTACCGAGCAGGAAAAAAAATCTGTGGACTACCGACGATCTTTGTATTTTACCGCCGATGTGAGATCTGGAGAGGTCCTGACGGAAGAGGTTGTTAGAGCTATTCGCCCCGGACTCGGCCTCCCCCCTAAATACTTTGACAATGTTGTGGGACGTAGGGCGGCCCGTGACATCAAGCGGGGAACCCCTGTTTCCTGGGATCTTTTAGCCTAA
- the pseG gene encoding UDP-2,4-diacetamido-2,4,6-trideoxy-beta-L-altropyranose hydrolase — MNSSLSKRVAIRVDASIQIGSGHVMRCLTLADTLSRQGAAIVFVCREHAGNLCGLIEKRGFKVLRLPRRDDVDSFAWNRHARWLQTTRETDAQETLAALHDYCPLDWLIADHYALDAEWERCFRDVVGGIMVIDDLADRPHDCDLLLDQNLFLDQENRYQNLLPDDTLKFLGPRYVLLRDEFRRIKSKVRARPAQFQRVLVFFGGMDPGNLTSRVLPPLYSLEIPEICVDVVVGQTNPHCEEVRSMCRSLPGCHFHCQIDNMAELMVKADLAIGAGGTVGWERLFLELPAIAIATAFNQVHGLEVVHQHRALYYLGKEDEISDKVLIAALQSVRRGEISFNFPPVADKTNEVVAKIMSE, encoded by the coding sequence ATGAATTCTTCTCTATCTAAAAGAGTTGCCATTCGGGTTGATGCGTCAATTCAGATAGGCAGTGGACATGTCATGCGCTGCCTGACTCTTGCTGATACACTTAGCAGGCAAGGGGCTGCTATCGTTTTTGTCTGCCGTGAGCATGCAGGAAATCTTTGCGGATTAATCGAAAAACGGGGGTTCAAGGTCTTGAGGCTGCCGAGACGTGATGATGTCGACTCTTTTGCCTGGAATCGCCATGCTCGATGGCTCCAAACCACCCGTGAAACGGATGCTCAGGAGACCCTTGCAGCGCTACATGATTATTGTCCTTTAGATTGGCTGATCGCGGATCATTATGCTTTAGACGCCGAGTGGGAAAGGTGTTTTCGAGACGTTGTCGGTGGGATCATGGTTATTGATGACTTGGCAGACCGCCCTCATGATTGTGATCTTCTGCTCGACCAGAATTTATTTTTAGATCAGGAGAACCGATACCAGAACCTGCTTCCTGATGATACATTGAAGTTTCTGGGTCCTCGCTACGTCCTGTTGAGAGATGAATTTCGGCGAATTAAATCAAAAGTTAGGGCTCGCCCTGCACAATTCCAAAGGGTCTTGGTGTTCTTTGGGGGGATGGATCCAGGAAATCTTACCTCGCGTGTATTGCCGCCGCTTTATTCACTGGAGATCCCGGAAATCTGTGTTGACGTTGTCGTTGGCCAGACTAATCCCCACTGTGAGGAGGTCAGGTCTATGTGCAGGTCGTTACCCGGTTGCCATTTTCACTGTCAGATTGATAATATGGCAGAGTTGATGGTAAAAGCGGATCTGGCTATTGGTGCAGGAGGAACGGTTGGGTGGGAACGTTTGTTTCTCGAACTTCCTGCCATCGCAATAGCGACCGCCTTCAACCAAGTGCATGGTTTGGAAGTGGTTCATCAGCATCGAGCATTATACTATCTTGGAAAAGAGGACGAGATCTCTGATAAGGTACTCATCGCTGCACTTCAGTCGGTGCGTCGTGGAGAGATTTCGTTCAACTTTCCACCTGTCGCTGACAAGACAAATGAGGTTGTTGCAAAAATAATGAGTGAATAA
- a CDS encoding glycosyltransferase family 9 protein, with protein sequence MSLSLPLSAPPKSLCILRLSALGDVTHVLPTLRTLQQHWPQCHITWVIGKTEASLVNDIPGVEFIIFDKSQGLKAYRELHKKLKNRRFDVLLHMQAALRASLASLLISADIRLGFDRARATNGQWLFTNARIAPLKRQHVLDGFLEFAKALGLEPGTLCWDIPIPPEARESADRMLPDEPFLVINPCSSVRARNWRNWSVESYAAVINHAFETHGLHTVLTGGPAVNEKAYAEAIVTACRHTPVNLVGRTTLKQMLAVLDKAAVVIAPDTGPAHMANALGKKVIGLYATSNPERTGPYCHRELTVNRYPEAIKAEYGKGVEELRWGKRVRNPEAMMRISKEEVQHRLDEAI encoded by the coding sequence ATGTCATTATCCCTGCCATTATCGGCTCCCCCGAAGAGCCTCTGTATTTTACGTTTGTCCGCCCTGGGCGATGTCACCCATGTGCTGCCGACCCTGCGAACCCTGCAGCAGCACTGGCCACAATGTCACATAACCTGGGTTATTGGCAAGACCGAAGCGAGCCTGGTCAACGACATCCCCGGCGTCGAATTTATCATTTTTGACAAGTCCCAAGGCCTGAAGGCCTACCGGGAGTTGCACAAAAAACTTAAAAACAGGCGCTTCGACGTGCTGTTGCACATGCAGGCCGCCTTGCGGGCCAGCCTGGCCAGCCTGTTGATCAGCGCCGACATCCGCCTGGGCTTCGACCGCGCCCGCGCCACCAACGGACAGTGGCTCTTTACCAACGCCCGCATTGCCCCCCTGAAACGCCAGCATGTTCTGGACGGTTTTCTGGAATTTGCCAAGGCGCTCGGGTTGGAGCCCGGCACCTTATGCTGGGATATCCCCATCCCCCCGGAAGCCAGAGAGTCCGCCGACAGGATGCTACCTGACGAACCTTTTCTGGTCATCAATCCCTGCTCCAGCGTGCGTGCCCGCAACTGGCGCAACTGGAGCGTGGAGTCCTACGCCGCTGTTATCAATCACGCCTTTGAGACCCATGGTCTACACACTGTGCTGACGGGAGGGCCGGCCGTCAACGAAAAAGCCTATGCCGAGGCTATCGTCACTGCCTGCCGTCACACCCCCGTCAATCTGGTGGGCCGCACCACTCTCAAACAGATGCTCGCCGTGCTCGATAAAGCCGCAGTCGTCATCGCCCCCGACACCGGCCCGGCCCACATGGCCAACGCCCTGGGGAAGAAAGTCATCGGCCTCTACGCCACCTCGAACCCCGAGCGCACCGGCCCCTATTGTCACCGCGAACTGACGGTGAACAGATATCCTGAGGCAATTAAAGCGGAATATGGCAAAGGCGTGGAAGAGCTGCGCTGGGGCAAGCGGGTCAGGAATCCGGAGGCGATGATGCGTATAAGCAAAGAAGAGGTTCAACACAGATTGGACGAAGCAATCTAG
- a CDS encoding 3-deoxy-D-manno-octulosonic acid kinase yields the protein MTSELDPRIVRSGNRHILYDAVRIAKPSDDIFSPEKLAAGGFLVGKALGRGEAYFLRFQGQDWVLRHYRRGGLVAKLFHDHYLGVNPEHSRAWREWRLLAALYAQGLPVPRPVAARVVTGLGVYRADLITERIAQARTLADRLKNGPQPEAVWLAVGRCIRKFHDAGVFHADLNANNIIFDGQGQVFLIDFDRGCFRASGSWQQRNLARLQRSLKKIQVCHSEFQFNDKDWRLLLQGYADTSS from the coding sequence ATGACATCTGAACTGGATCCTCGCATCGTCAGAAGTGGAAATCGGCACATTCTATACGATGCCGTGCGGATTGCAAAGCCTTCCGACGACATTTTCAGTCCCGAAAAGCTTGCCGCGGGCGGCTTTCTGGTTGGCAAAGCTCTCGGCCGGGGCGAAGCCTATTTTCTTCGCTTTCAAGGGCAGGATTGGGTGCTGCGGCATTACCGTCGCGGCGGTCTGGTCGCCAAACTCTTTCACGACCATTATTTGGGAGTGAACCCGGAACATTCCCGCGCCTGGCGGGAGTGGCGTCTGCTGGCGGCGCTCTACGCCCAGGGTCTCCCGGTGCCCCGCCCGGTGGCGGCGCGGGTTGTCACCGGCCTGGGCGTCTACCGGGCGGACCTGATCACCGAACGCATCGCCCAAGCCCGCACCCTGGCCGACCGGCTCAAAAATGGCCCGCAACCGGAAGCCGTCTGGCTGGCCGTCGGCCGCTGTATCCGGAAATTTCACGACGCCGGTGTCTTCCACGCCGATCTCAACGCCAACAATATCATCTTTGATGGACAAGGACAGGTCTTCCTCATCGATTTCGACCGGGGTTGCTTCCGCGCATCCGGTTCATGGCAGCAGCGCAACCTGGCTCGCCTGCAGCGTTCTCTTAAAAAAATCCAGGTCTGTCACTCCGAGTTCCAATTCAATGACAAAGATTGGCGGCTGCTCCTGCAGGGATACGCGGATACCTCTTCTTGA
- the hldE gene encoding bifunctional D-glycero-beta-D-manno-heptose-7-phosphate kinase/D-glycero-beta-D-manno-heptose 1-phosphate adenylyltransferase HldE, whose translation MNYGEVEKLLESFENLSILVVGDLMLDEYLWGRSDRISPEAPVPIVNITGEDLRLGGAGNVANNLLSLGCRVRVASVLGEDADGRRLQELLQARRIEVDGLVWDSGRTTSRKSRILASNQQMLRIDREVCTPISAADEERLLAKVRQMLPDVQGILLSDYLKGVLTEKVVQEIIALGLAAALPVVIDPKGTDYRKYRGATLLTPNRKETQLASGIPMVDESSLRRAGRQLFDELELEALVVTRSEEGMTLFLPNGQEEHFPTLAREVFDVSGAGDTVLASLGACLAAGVSVNQAARLSNLAAGIVVGKVGTSTVSPEEILEELSHQHKDSDLKIRSAASVKRLLESERQKGRAIVFTNGCFDLLHVGHVKYLQKARRLGDLLVLGLNSDASIRRLKGPKRPLIDQDERAHILAALDCIDYVVIFDEDTPLELIREVRPHILVKGGDYQADQVVGKDVVESYGGRVELITFVDGKSTTNIVEKILQAYQD comes from the coding sequence ATGAACTACGGCGAAGTCGAAAAGCTGCTGGAATCCTTTGAAAATTTATCCATCCTGGTGGTCGGCGACCTGATGCTCGACGAGTATCTCTGGGGCAGATCCGACCGCATTTCACCGGAAGCGCCGGTTCCCATAGTGAACATCACAGGGGAAGACCTGCGCCTGGGCGGGGCTGGCAACGTGGCCAACAATCTGTTGTCCCTCGGCTGCCGGGTTCGCGTCGCCAGTGTTCTCGGAGAGGATGCCGATGGTCGCAGGCTGCAGGAACTGCTGCAGGCACGCCGCATCGAGGTCGATGGTCTGGTCTGGGACTCGGGCCGGACCACCAGCCGCAAAAGCCGTATCCTCGCCAGCAACCAGCAGATGCTGCGCATCGATCGCGAGGTCTGTACCCCCATCTCTGCCGCCGACGAGGAACGTCTGCTGGCGAAAGTCCGACAGATGCTGCCCGACGTGCAGGGGATTCTGCTGTCCGACTATCTCAAAGGCGTCCTCACGGAGAAGGTCGTTCAGGAAATCATCGCCCTCGGCCTAGCGGCCGCTCTTCCCGTGGTCATCGATCCTAAGGGCACCGATTACCGCAAGTACCGCGGCGCCACTTTGCTGACCCCCAATCGCAAAGAAACCCAGCTGGCCTCGGGGATTCCTATGGTCGACGAGTCGAGCCTGCGCCGGGCGGGTCGGCAGCTTTTCGACGAGCTGGAACTGGAGGCCCTGGTAGTGACCCGCAGCGAAGAGGGGATGACTCTCTTTCTTCCAAACGGTCAGGAAGAGCACTTTCCCACTCTGGCCCGCGAGGTCTTCGATGTCTCCGGGGCCGGTGACACCGTTCTCGCTTCTCTTGGTGCCTGCCTGGCCGCCGGGGTGTCCGTCAACCAGGCCGCCCGTCTGTCGAATCTGGCGGCCGGCATCGTCGTCGGCAAGGTTGGCACATCCACTGTCTCGCCCGAAGAGATTCTTGAAGAACTGTCCCACCAGCACAAGGATAGCGATCTCAAGATCCGCAGCGCCGCCTCCGTCAAGCGTCTGCTCGAAAGCGAGCGCCAGAAGGGTCGCGCCATCGTCTTCACCAACGGCTGTTTCGACCTGCTCCATGTCGGGCACGTCAAGTACCTGCAGAAAGCCAGACGCCTGGGGGATCTGCTGGTCTTGGGCCTTAACTCCGACGCCTCCATCCGCCGCCTCAAGGGTCCCAAGCGTCCCCTCATCGATCAGGACGAACGCGCCCATATCCTCGCCGCCCTCGACTGTATCGACTACGTCGTTATCTTCGATGAAGACACGCCCCTCGAACTCATCCGCGAAGTCCGTCCCCATATCCTTGTCAAAGGGGGCGACTACCAGGCCGACCAGGTCGTCGGCAAGGATGTCGTTGAAAGCTATGGCGGCCGCGTCGAACTCATTACCTTCGTTGACGGCAAGTCCACGACCAATATTGTTGAAAAAATTTTGCAGGCTTATCAGGACTAA
- a CDS encoding GNAT family N-acetyltransferase encodes MLVITNYGVTLREVTEGDLETLRTWRNDPEISRFMVTQDHITPEMQNKWFETTRLRGDVNFIINYEGLDIGFIGLKLVDVKEKLYNPGVYFANTNYQNSHIPFMVAFCFWDFIFENYPDIKIKTTVLISNKRAMRFNKALGYEEIKNNNDGQFLEMQLCSIDYQQAAEKIKRVFLKNN; translated from the coding sequence ATGCTAGTGATCACGAATTATGGCGTTACTCTTCGTGAAGTCACCGAGGGTGACCTTGAGACACTGCGCACATGGCGGAACGACCCAGAAATAAGCCGCTTCATGGTGACCCAGGATCATATAACTCCTGAAATGCAAAATAAATGGTTTGAAACAACCAGGTTAAGAGGAGATGTTAATTTTATTATAAATTACGAGGGCCTAGATATTGGATTCATAGGCCTGAAGTTGGTCGATGTAAAAGAAAAATTATATAATCCCGGTGTTTACTTTGCCAATACTAATTATCAAAACTCCCATATCCCTTTTATGGTAGCTTTTTGTTTTTGGGATTTTATTTTTGAAAATTATCCGGATATAAAAATTAAAACGACCGTTTTAATTTCAAATAAAAGAGCTATGCGCTTTAATAAGGCATTAGGTTACGAAGAAATTAAAAATAACAATGATGGTCAATTTTTAGAAATGCAATTGTGCTCTATTGATTATCAACAGGCTGCCGAAAAGATTAAAAGAGTTTTTCTGAAAAACAATTAA